In the genome of Leeuwenhoekiella sp. MAR_2009_132, one region contains:
- a CDS encoding DUF6089 family protein encodes MRYLSILLIALLCHLAVEAQTYEIGLYGGGTNFIGDVGKSNYIAPNAPFIGGIAKWNRSPRHAFRASVVVANLEAADSDSDDARRQQRDYEFNSTFIEASLGIEYTFWEFDMHKSFSKPATPYLYSGFTYFYHDNFALDPDQNALVNIGSEGNIAIPMVIGFKALVTTSIVVAAEVGARYTFTDNLDGSYPGDGDNINYFGNINNKDWYMFTGFTVTYTFGRQPCYCGF; translated from the coding sequence ATGCGGTATTTATCAATTTTACTAATTGCTTTGCTCTGTCACCTAGCTGTTGAGGCCCAGACCTATGAAATAGGTTTGTATGGCGGGGGTACTAATTTTATAGGTGATGTAGGAAAATCAAATTACATAGCTCCTAACGCCCCTTTCATAGGTGGTATTGCAAAATGGAATCGTAGTCCGCGTCACGCATTTAGAGCCAGTGTCGTGGTTGCAAATTTAGAAGCTGCAGATAGCGATAGTGATGACGCAAGAAGGCAACAGCGCGATTATGAATTTAACTCTACATTTATTGAAGCTTCTTTAGGTATAGAATACACGTTCTGGGAGTTTGATATGCATAAAAGTTTCAGTAAACCTGCTACTCCTTATTTATATAGCGGTTTTACTTACTTTTACCACGACAATTTTGCCTTAGACCCAGATCAAAATGCACTGGTTAATATAGGTTCTGAAGGAAATATTGCAATCCCAATGGTTATCGGGTTTAAGGCATTAGTGACAACATCTATAGTAGTTGCTGCAGAAGTAGGAGCGCGCTATACCTTTACAGATAATTTAGATGGAAGCTATCCCGGTGATGGTGATAACATTAATTATTTTGGTAACATAAATAATAAAGATTGGTATATGTTTACAGGTTTTACAGTAACCTATACCTTTGGAAGGCAGCCGTGTTATTGCGGCTTTTAA
- a CDS encoding OmpH family outer membrane protein produces MRNNVILLSLTVLFTGFLAEAQRSIRIGYVDMNYILENVPEYQEAQNQLDSKVAGWKDEIEKRNKEIDLMKTALENERVLLTQELIKEREEEIRFLQNEILEYQQKRFGPQGDLMKQRSVLVEPIQDQVFNAVQEISANRQYDFVFDKSADLVMLYADKRNDISDQVLLSIKRSSKRSQVNSKADREQLARDESLDLEEVREREAREAEDAAKLSERERIIEERRALRDSVQAAKQKEFDNRRQQLLDERQRKKDSIRDARSGTRNAGNPPGLPPNGVKSADGLTPEQRRQQILEERQRRKDSILASRKKIKDSIN; encoded by the coding sequence ATGAGAAACAACGTTATTTTACTAAGCTTAACCGTATTATTTACGGGATTCTTGGCAGAAGCACAACGTAGTATTCGCATAGGTTATGTTGATATGAATTACATTCTAGAGAATGTTCCTGAATATCAAGAAGCTCAAAACCAATTAGATTCTAAAGTCGCAGGATGGAAAGATGAAATTGAAAAACGCAATAAGGAAATTGATTTAATGAAGACGGCTTTAGAAAATGAGCGTGTTCTATTAACACAAGAACTTATAAAAGAACGGGAAGAAGAAATACGTTTTCTTCAGAACGAAATTTTAGAATATCAGCAAAAGAGATTTGGGCCCCAAGGTGACTTAATGAAACAACGTAGTGTTTTAGTTGAACCTATACAGGATCAGGTTTTTAATGCGGTTCAGGAAATTTCTGCTAATAGACAGTATGATTTTGTTTTTGATAAATCTGCAGATTTAGTAATGTTGTATGCAGATAAACGTAACGACATTAGTGATCAGGTCTTATTAAGTATAAAACGTTCTTCAAAACGCAGTCAGGTAAATTCTAAAGCAGACAGAGAGCAATTAGCACGTGATGAGTCTTTAGATCTAGAGGAAGTGAGAGAGCGTGAAGCAAGAGAAGCAGAAGATGCTGCAAAGTTATCTGAACGCGAACGCATAATTGAAGAACGAAGAGCACTACGTGATTCTGTACAGGCAGCAAAACAAAAAGAATTTGACAATCGCCGCCAGCAGTTATTAGACGAGCGTCAACGTAAAAAAGATTCTATTAGAGATGCCAGAAGCGGTACCAGAAATGCAGGTAACCCGCCGGGATTACCTCCTAATGGAGTTAAAAGTGCAGACGGATTAACCCCTGAGCAACGCAGACAGCAAATTTTAGAAGAAAGACAACGCAGAAAAGATTCAATATTAGCATCTAGAAAAAAAATTAAAGACTCAATTAATTAA
- a CDS encoding outer membrane protein assembly factor, translating to MAKQTGLILAFLLSCISFTTATAQNDLPVSNGKQYEIGVISVVGAKQYNEQTVIAFTRLKSGDLVYLPGDRISNVIKKLWDLDLFSDINLYATINGDKVDLKFEIEEVPELNKVTITGIKEKKTKDIIKDNDLNKGTKVTENLITKTKYYIENKYKKEGYLNSKVTILTRPTKDTTESQRVDMLVNVELSDRVKIEDIEFIGNEELSDAKLRKQMKNTKQKNLIRFWKRSKYISENYDEDKVAIVDKYKENGFRDARIVTDTLIHSGEDLITLKISLEEGDKYYIGDIDFLGNTVYSDRELARQLGLEKGDVYNGVLLKERIAKDGDPNADDLSNLYKNSGYLFSSINPVEVNVENDTIDFEIRITEGKLAYFDRITITGNDKTKDRVIYRNLRTRPGQRYSQAAVLQTTRELGQTGFFDPEQLNPQFLNANPYDGTIDINYALVEQGASQIELQGGYGGGGFVGTLGLSFNNFSIQNLFNKDAYQPLPMGDGQKFSLRAQASTFYQTYSASLVEPWLGGKKPVQLQLSFSHSIQYRYNFNGGNNARPDKDSRFLITGGSIGLAKRLEVPDNYFTISHAISFQHFDLRNYNVGLFTFGNGSSENLAYTIGISRNEGDVNPIFPRTGSKFNLTAKLTPPYSLWNGTDYKELADTRASLDPVADQTEISQIDQERFNWLEYYKIKFEGQWFTSLVGKLVLSSKVEFGFLGAYNNDRGIPPFDRFFLGGDGLGGFALDGREVIRLRGYPNQSVLPQDRVDNSSLDASDGATVFNKFEFELRYPITLKPSASIYALVFGEAGSSFDNFKDYNPFLMNRSAGAGVRIYMPAFGLLGIDFGYGFDPIPGTVGGPNGWETHFIIGQQF from the coding sequence ATGGCTAAACAAACAGGGTTAATTTTGGCCTTCTTATTAAGTTGTATAAGTTTTACAACAGCAACAGCACAAAACGATTTACCGGTTTCTAATGGTAAGCAATACGAGATAGGGGTTATCTCTGTTGTAGGTGCAAAACAGTATAACGAGCAAACCGTTATTGCCTTTACGCGTCTCAAAAGCGGAGACCTTGTATATCTTCCCGGCGATCGTATTAGTAATGTCATTAAAAAACTATGGGATTTAGATCTTTTTAGTGATATAAATCTATATGCCACTATTAATGGTGATAAAGTAGATCTCAAATTTGAGATTGAAGAAGTTCCCGAGCTTAATAAGGTTACAATAACCGGTATTAAAGAGAAGAAAACAAAAGACATTATAAAAGATAATGATCTTAATAAAGGAACAAAGGTTACTGAAAACTTAATAACTAAAACCAAGTATTATATTGAAAATAAATATAAGAAAGAGGGATATTTAAATTCTAAAGTAACCATACTAACAAGACCTACTAAAGATACTACAGAGTCACAGCGTGTAGATATGTTAGTTAACGTAGAGCTTAGTGACCGTGTTAAAATCGAAGACATTGAATTTATAGGAAACGAGGAGCTTTCTGATGCTAAACTGCGTAAGCAGATGAAAAACACGAAGCAGAAAAACCTTATACGTTTCTGGAAACGTTCAAAATATATTTCTGAAAACTACGACGAGGACAAAGTTGCAATTGTTGATAAATACAAAGAAAACGGGTTCAGAGATGCACGTATTGTTACAGATACTCTAATTCACAGTGGCGAAGATTTAATCACATTGAAAATAAGTCTTGAAGAAGGTGACAAATATTACATAGGAGACATTGATTTCTTAGGAAATACTGTGTATTCAGATCGTGAACTTGCCCGCCAGTTGGGTCTTGAGAAAGGTGATGTTTACAATGGTGTTTTACTTAAGGAGCGTATCGCAAAAGACGGCGATCCTAATGCAGATGACCTTTCTAATTTGTATAAAAACAGCGGATATTTATTTTCTTCTATTAACCCAGTTGAAGTAAATGTAGAAAACGATACTATAGATTTTGAAATACGTATTACAGAAGGTAAGCTCGCTTATTTTGACCGTATTACAATCACAGGAAATGACAAGACTAAAGATCGTGTTATCTACCGTAATTTACGTACCAGACCTGGTCAACGCTATAGCCAAGCAGCCGTTTTACAAACAACCAGAGAATTAGGCCAGACCGGTTTCTTTGATCCTGAGCAATTAAATCCTCAGTTTTTAAATGCAAACCCTTACGACGGCACTATTGATATTAACTACGCTTTAGTTGAGCAAGGAGCCAGCCAGATAGAACTACAAGGTGGTTATGGTGGTGGTGGTTTTGTAGGTACCTTAGGTCTTTCTTTCAATAACTTTTCTATTCAGAATTTATTTAATAAAGATGCCTACCAACCTTTACCTATGGGTGATGGTCAGAAATTTAGTTTAAGAGCTCAGGCCAGTACTTTCTATCAAACTTATAGCGCTTCACTTGTTGAACCGTGGTTAGGTGGCAAAAAACCGGTACAATTACAACTAAGCTTTTCGCACAGTATACAGTATCGTTATAACTTTAATGGTGGTAATAATGCACGACCAGATAAAGACAGTAGATTCTTAATTACCGGTGGTTCTATAGGGCTTGCTAAGCGTCTTGAGGTTCCTGATAACTACTTTACGATTTCACATGCTATAAGCTTTCAACATTTTGATTTAAGAAATTATAATGTAGGTCTATTTACCTTTGGTAATGGCTCTTCAGAAAATTTAGCATATACAATAGGAATTTCTAGAAATGAAGGTGATGTTAACCCTATTTTCCCACGTACAGGATCTAAATTTAATTTAACTGCAAAATTAACACCTCCTTACTCGCTTTGGAATGGAACAGATTACAAAGAATTAGCCGACACCCGTGCTTCTTTAGATCCTGTTGCAGATCAAACTGAAATATCACAAATTGACCAAGAGCGTTTTAACTGGTTAGAGTACTATAAAATTAAGTTTGAAGGACAATGGTTTACTTCTTTGGTAGGTAAATTAGTATTAAGTTCTAAAGTTGAATTTGGTTTCTTAGGAGCCTATAATAACGACAGAGGCATTCCTCCTTTTGACCGCTTTTTCTTAGGTGGTGATGGTCTTGGCGGTTTTGCTCTTGATGGTAGAGAAGTAATTAGATTACGAGGATATCCTAATCAATCTGTACTTCCTCAGGACCGTGTAGATAATTCTAGCCTGGATGCAAGTGATGGTGCTACCGTTTTTAATAAATTTGAATTTGAATTGCGTTACCCGATAACTTTAAAACCTTCAGCATCTATTTATGCTTTAGTGTTTGGAGAAGCAGGATCATCTTTTGATAATTTTAAAGATTACAATCCGTTTTTAATGAATAGATCTGCCGGTGCCGGTGTACGTATTTATATGCCAGCGTTTGGTCTTCTAGGTATTGATTTCGGTTATGGGTTTGATCCTATACCAGGAACAGTAGGTGGCCCTAACGGATGGGAAACTCACTTTATAATTGGTCAACAATTTTAA
- a CDS encoding isoprenyl transferase — protein MDFLDEINHDKLPQHIAVIMDGNGRWAKNQGLLRVKGHQKGTKAVKETIEACAELGVPCVTLYAFSTENWNRPKLEVDTLMKLLVSSLKKEIKTLQDNNISLHAIGNLSSLPDKAQRELTEVIEKTKNNSRLRLTLALSYGSREELIKTVQEISLKVKNNLISPHLINEAVIKEHLYTHDLPDVDLLIRTSGEQRISNFLLWQIAYAELYFTPVLWPDFTRKHLYEAIYNYQKRERRFGKTSEQIN, from the coding sequence ATGGATTTTTTAGACGAAATAAATCACGATAAACTACCCCAACACATCGCTGTGATTATGGATGGTAATGGTCGTTGGGCTAAAAACCAGGGATTATTACGTGTTAAAGGTCACCAGAAAGGCACAAAGGCGGTTAAAGAAACCATTGAGGCTTGTGCAGAACTTGGTGTTCCTTGCGTAACACTCTATGCTTTCTCAACAGAAAACTGGAATCGTCCAAAACTCGAAGTAGACACCTTGATGAAGCTTTTAGTTTCCTCCTTAAAGAAGGAAATTAAAACACTTCAGGACAACAACATATCTCTTCACGCAATAGGAAATTTATCTAGTTTACCTGATAAAGCTCAACGTGAATTAACCGAGGTTATAGAAAAAACTAAAAATAATTCAAGATTACGATTAACGCTTGCACTCAGCTATGGCTCTAGGGAGGAACTCATAAAAACAGTGCAGGAAATAAGTCTTAAAGTTAAAAATAACCTAATTTCGCCACATTTAATAAATGAGGCAGTCATTAAGGAACATTTGTACACTCATGATTTGCCTGATGTTGATTTACTTATACGCACCAGCGGTGAACAACGCATAAGTAATTTTTTATTATGGCAGATAGCCTACGCCGAGCTCTATTTTACACCAGTGCTCTGGCCAGATTTCACAAGAAAACATCTGTACGAAGCAATTTATAATTATCAGAAAAGAGAACGACGATTTGGAAAGACGAGTGAGCAAATTAATTAA
- a CDS encoding NAD kinase: MKVGIYGQFYHENSGHYVQQLLDLLDQKGVEVIIEENFLRLIHENDDINKTYSHFSTFEELDTSYDLFFSIGGDGTILQTVTYVRDLNIPIVGINTGRLGFLATVQKEKLVSSVEEILKNNYSISERSLIAIKTASPNENFEELNFALNEVTVSRKNSTSMISVDTYLNGEKLTNYWADGLIISTPTGSTGYSLSCGGPVITPMTSSFIITPIAPHNLNARPIVVPDETEIKLIVSGREHEHLVSLDSRIATLPIETEITLTKAPFKIKLVLLEEDTFLTTLRKKLLWGEDKRN, encoded by the coding sequence ATGAAAGTAGGTATCTACGGTCAATTTTACCACGAGAATTCAGGACATTATGTACAACAGTTACTCGATCTGCTAGATCAGAAAGGTGTCGAAGTTATTATTGAAGAAAACTTTTTGCGTCTTATTCACGAGAATGACGACATTAATAAAACATATTCACACTTTAGCACTTTTGAAGAGCTAGATACAAGCTACGATTTGTTTTTTAGCATAGGTGGTGATGGTACTATACTGCAAACCGTTACCTATGTGCGCGATTTAAACATACCTATAGTAGGTATTAATACAGGACGATTAGGATTTCTAGCTACTGTTCAAAAAGAAAAACTGGTAAGTTCTGTTGAAGAAATACTGAAAAATAACTATAGTATTTCTGAACGCTCGCTAATAGCGATCAAAACTGCCAGCCCTAATGAAAACTTTGAAGAGTTAAACTTTGCTCTAAACGAAGTAACCGTAAGCCGAAAGAACTCAACATCTATGATTTCTGTAGACACTTATCTAAACGGAGAGAAATTAACAAATTACTGGGCAGACGGTTTAATCATTTCTACACCTACAGGTTCTACAGGTTATTCTTTAAGTTGCGGTGGGCCGGTTATTACCCCTATGACTTCTAGTTTTATCATAACACCTATAGCACCACACAATTTAAATGCAAGACCCATTGTAGTTCCTGACGAAACCGAGATAAAATTAATAGTAAGTGGTAGAGAACACGAGCACCTTGTATCGTTAGATTCGAGAATAGCCACACTCCCTATTGAAACAGAAATCACACTTACCAAAGCACCATTCAAAATTAAGCTGGTACTTCTAGAAGAAGACACGTTCTTAACCACCCTCAGAAAAAAACTACTTTGGGGTGAAGACAAGCGCAACTAG